Proteins from a single region of Juglans microcarpa x Juglans regia isolate MS1-56 chromosome 5S, Jm3101_v1.0, whole genome shotgun sequence:
- the LOC121267608 gene encoding ABC transporter B family member 29, chloroplastic produces MSRIVLRNSPSSPPLTVFLNPIPYVFRQPSSTQLYLFPRKPSLKPLYSLNLPSHHPSLNSTSSDKPRPVSRTLGSLQPYLLSQCTPILAGWLCSLVSVLSLSMLVPKIGKLSSVLTYVDALRLRNEGFFLGALVLVRFFASYWQQAFLWDAALNAAYRLRVYVFDRVLERDLAFSEYGGAVSAGDIAYRITAEVADIADTVYAVLNTIVPSTLQLSAMAAQMLMISPALSIISALVIPCMALLVAHLGEKLRTISNEAHMSIAALSAYLNEVLPAILFVKANNSELCESARFQRLAHTNLSDQLRKKKMKAFIPQITQIIYFGALFVFCAGSLMVSSGSFNGGSLVSFITSLVFLVEPIQGVGKAYNELKQGEPAIERLFDLTRVNSKVIEKTDAIDLDCIEGEVKFCDISFGYGDNVPLVLNGVNLHIKAGETIALVGPSGGGKTTLIKLLLRLYDPLSGGILIDNHNIQDIRLDSLRRHVSLVSQDITLFSGTVAENIGYRDLMSSIDMERVEHAAQTANADEFIRKLPEGYKTNIGPRGSILSGGQKQRLALARALYQNPAILILDEATSALDSRSELLVRQAVERMMQNRTVLVIAHRLETVLMAKRIFRLNDGKLEELSRWTLVSRHHDLAESTGLVI; encoded by the exons ATGTCCAGAATCGTTCTTCGAAACTCTCCATCTTCGCCACCTCTTACAGTATTCCTCAACCCAATACCCTACGTATTCCGTCAACCTTCCTCAACTCAGCTATATCTCTTTCCCAGAAAGCCCTCCCTCAAACCTCTTTATTCCCTCAACCTCCCTTCCCACCATCCCTCCTTAAACTCCACCTCTTCTGATAAACCTCGCCCCGTCTCCCGCACCCTCGGTTCCCTCCAACCCTACCTCCTCTCCCAATGCACGCCCATCCTTGCCGGCTGGCTCTGCAGCCTCGTCTCCGTCCTATCCCTCTCCATGCTCGTCCCCAAGATCGGGAAACTCTCCTCCGTCCTTACCTACGTCGACGCCCTTAGGTTGAGGAACGAGGGTTTTTTCTTAGGGGCTCTGGTCTTGGTCCGCTTCTTCGCTAGCTACTGGCAGCAAGCGTTCCTCTGGGACGCCGCCTTGAACGCCGCATATCGACTTAGGGTCTACGTCTTCGATAGGGTTCTGGAGAGGGACCTGGCATTTTCCGAATATGGCGGCGCCGTTTCGGCCGGGGATATCGCGTATCGGATCACCGCTGAGGTGGCCGATATCGCCGATACCGTCTATGCTGTTCTCAAT ACCATTGTACCCAGTACTCTGCAATTATCAGCGATGGCGGCGCAGATGTTAATGATCAGCCCAGCCCTTTCAATCATTTCGGCATTG GTGATTCCATGTATGGCTCTTCTCGTTGCCCATCTTGGCGAGAAGCTTAGAACGATATCTAACGAGGCACATATGAGTATTGCTGCCCTCTCAGCCTATTTAAATGAG GTCCTTCCAGCTATTCTATTTGTGAAAGCAAACAACTCAGAGCTGTGTGAAAGTGCCAGGTTTCAAAGGCTTGCTCATACCAACTTATCTGATCaattgagaaagaagaaaatgaaggcGTTCATTCCTCAGATAACACAGATTATATATTTTGGAgcattgtttgttttttgtgcTGGTTCGCTGATGGTTTCAAGTGGTTCTTTCAATGGCGGTAGCCTGGTTTCATTCATTACCTCATTGGTTTTTTTAGTTGAGCCAATTCAG GGTGTGGGGAAAGCATACAATGAGTTGAAGCAAGGAGAACCTGCTATTGAACGCCTGTTTGATTTGACCAGGGTCAACTCTAAG GTGATCGAGAAAACAGATGCCATTGATTTGGACTGTATAGAAGGGGAGGTGAAATTTTGTGATATCTCATTTGGATATGGGGATAATGTGCCCTTAGTTTTGAATGGAGTGAACCTCCATATTAAAGCTGGAGAGACAATTGCTCTTGTTGGGCCTTCTGGAGGAGGAAAGACTACCCTTATAAAATTGCTTCTTCGGCTTTATGATCCTTTATCTG GTGGTATACTTATTGATAACCATAACATCCAAGACATCCGGTTGGATAGTTTGAGGAGACATGTCAGTCTGGTTTCTCAGGATATA ACACTGTTTTCAGGGACAGTTGCTGAGAACATTGGGTATAGGGATCTGATGTCGAGCATTGACATGGAGAGGGTTGAGCATGCAGCACAAACTGCAAATGCTGATGAATTTATCAGAAAACTTCCAGAAGGTTACAAAACTAACATTGGACCAAGGGGCTCAATTTTGAGTGGAGGCCAAAAGCAAAG ACTAGCTCTTGCAAGAGCACTATATCAAAATCCCGCTATACTGATATTGGATGAAGCAACTTCTGCTCTAGATAGTAGGTCTGAGTTATTGGTGAGACAAGCTGTGGAGCGCATGATGCAAAATCGTACA GTACTGGTCATTGCACATCGGTTGGAAACAGTTTTGATGGCTAAACGAATATTCCGTTTGAATGATGGGAAGCTAGAGGAGCTAAGTCGCTGGACTCTTGTGAGTAGACACCACGACTTGGCAGAATCAACTGGgcttgtgatttga